One genomic window of Eriocheir sinensis breed Jianghai 21 chromosome 57, ASM2467909v1, whole genome shotgun sequence includes the following:
- the LOC126984428 gene encoding probable transcriptional regulatory protein DR_2548, with product MSYFTQMVSRAAVLAPQLWSVSPRLSHLPLAPALLWGKGQHRGMAGHSKWANIRHTKALKDDQKQKTTTKIIQMIKIAIKEGGSTDPKLNSRLSNVIDLARTQSIPLTSINNIIKTAQKSQDNAKSMLVEYRAPGGVLMLVEVLTDNLIKTKSSLQSIIKKTMLQEAKGTVQHVFEEKGVVVAAAGKGAKVPTLEEALDLAIEVGAEEVEEEEEGTGRFVFTSSPDAFFDVKKGVEGRGYTVSYANVDFIPNVTVTMTDEEVRKLDVIIEKLEAVDEVMRVHVNL from the exons ATGTCTTACTTCACACAG ATGGTGAGCCGAGCAGCTGTGTTGGCGCCCCAGCTGTGGAGTGTGTCGCCCCGCCTGTCCCACCTTCCCCTGGCCCCGGCACTGCTCTGGGGGAAGGGGCAACACCGGGGCATGGCGGGGCACAGCAAGTGGGCTAACATCCGCCACACCAAGGCTCTGAAGGACGACCAGAAGCAGAAAACCACAACGAAGATTATTCAAATGATCAAAATAGCCATCAAGG AGGGCGGCAGCACGGACCCTAAGCTGAACTCCAGGCTGTCAAACGTCATAGATTTAGCCCGCACGCAGAGCATCCCCCTCACCAgcatcaacaacatcatcaagACGGCGCAG AAATCCCAGGACAACGCCAAATCGATGTTGGTGGAGTACCGAGCGCCGGGCGGAGTGCTGATGCTGGTTGAGGTGCTGACGGACAACCTCATAAAAACCAAATCCAGCCTACAGAGCATTATCAAGAAGACTAT GTTACAAGAGGCGAAGGGTACTGTCCAGCATGTGTTTGAGgagaagggggtggtggtggcggccgcaGGGAAGGGAGCGAAGGTGCCGACCCTAGAGGAAGCGCTCGACTTGGCCATTGAGGTCGGggccgaggaggtggaggaggaggaggaggggacgggacGGTTTGTG TTCACAAGCTCGCCCGACGCTTTCTTCGACGTCAAGAAGGGCGTCGAGGGGAGGGGCTACACAGTAAGTTATGCCAATGTGGATTTTATTCCGAACGTGACGGTCACCATGACGGACGAGGAAGTGCGGAAGCTGGATGTCATTATAGAGAAACTTGAGGCTGTTGACGAGGTTATGAGGGTACATGTGAacctatag